Proteins co-encoded in one Egicoccus sp. AB-alg6-2 genomic window:
- a CDS encoding flagellar biosynthesis protein FlhB: protein MAKDGRTEKATPQRRKKARDEGTVARSQEVAVAASFAALVGILALTGPNAVRQTQGHFSEVFRTAGNADALAASGPRALQMVIVLAGPFLAGAVLAGVAAGVSQVGFKVNMKLAKPKLKNLSPKKGLEKLKPVVASWELIRSMVKLGAVAVVVWPTLSTWQQHLQTDRTLDGAIQRLSGVYGTIILRAAVLALAIAAADYAYQKWRTNTQMKMSHHDIKREHKDSEGDPLVRAQRRRRASELSRNRMMRDVATADVLITNPTHLCVALRYDPAEGAPRVVAKGADLVADKLKSVARRHGVPITPNVPLARALFKQCKVGHHVPAALYEAVAVVLATAYRRSGRGPGSRLLQRGAA from the coding sequence GTGGCAAAGGATGGGCGGACCGAGAAGGCCACCCCGCAGCGTCGCAAGAAGGCCCGCGACGAGGGGACGGTCGCTCGCTCACAGGAGGTCGCCGTCGCGGCCTCGTTCGCCGCACTCGTCGGCATCCTCGCCCTCACCGGTCCCAACGCCGTCCGCCAGACCCAGGGACATTTCAGCGAGGTGTTCCGAACCGCCGGCAACGCCGACGCGCTCGCGGCCTCCGGTCCCCGCGCCCTGCAGATGGTGATCGTGCTCGCCGGCCCGTTCCTCGCCGGCGCGGTGCTGGCCGGTGTGGCCGCCGGCGTGAGCCAGGTCGGCTTCAAGGTCAACATGAAGCTGGCCAAGCCCAAGCTCAAGAACCTCTCGCCCAAGAAGGGGCTCGAGAAGCTCAAGCCCGTCGTCGCCTCCTGGGAGCTGATCCGCTCCATGGTCAAGCTCGGGGCCGTCGCCGTCGTGGTCTGGCCGACCCTGTCGACCTGGCAGCAGCACCTGCAGACCGACCGCACCCTCGACGGCGCCATCCAGCGTCTCAGTGGGGTCTACGGGACCATCATCCTGCGCGCCGCCGTGCTGGCGCTGGCCATCGCCGCCGCCGACTACGCCTACCAGAAGTGGCGGACGAACACCCAGATGAAGATGAGCCACCACGACATCAAGCGCGAGCACAAGGACAGCGAGGGCGACCCGCTGGTCCGTGCGCAGCGCCGTCGCCGCGCCAGCGAGCTGTCCCGCAACCGCATGATGCGCGACGTCGCGACCGCCGACGTGCTCATCACCAACCCGACCCACCTGTGCGTCGCGCTGCGCTACGACCCCGCCGAGGGTGCGCCGCGCGTCGTCGCGAAGGGCGCCGATCTCGTGGCCGACAAGCTCAAGTCCGTCGCGCGCCGTCACGGCGTGCCGATCACCCCGAACGTCCCGCTCGCCCGGGCCCTGTTCAAGCAGTGCAAGGTCGGCCACCACGTGCCGGCGGCCCTCTACGAAGCGGTCGCCGTGGTGCTCGCCACCGCCTACCGCCGCTCGGGCCGTGGTCCGGGCAGCCGCCTGCTGCAGCGTGGTGCCGCATGA
- a CDS encoding FHIPEP family type III secretion protein produces the protein MSALTSPQGGRSFARSIVPLMLVGAVVTMVVPIPPVLLDLLLALNLAFALLILLSVLTLKDTLALSSFPSLILLTTLMRLALNVSSTRLILLEGYAGKVIETFGSFVVGGSVVVGLVVFLILVVIQFVVITNGAGRVAEVGARFALDAMPGKQMAIDADLAAGLINETEARERRTRIAQESDFYGAMDGASKFVKGDAIAGIIIVVINLIGGLVIGITMAGMSAGEAASTYSLLTVGDGLISQIPALLISAATGLLVSRVDGEEDLGQTVGRQLMREPRVLRTGALVMAGLGLLPGLPKLPFAVIVIALLVLGARAKSAADLTAERVARGEGVEGEPGVVRLDPDDPQALIDQLRVEPLELHLAYDVLDLTDQEAGGDLLQRVRALRRQIGEELGLVMPLVRTADDVTLPSGTYRILLHGVEVARGSAPRDRVLALPAIEGELGGVAGEETIEPVFGLKAYWVPTEARSRVTATGATVVDRSAVVVTHLAEIGRRHAGELLSRQQVQQLVESLRYDEPLLADEVGTETLPVAVLHDVLRELLRERVSIRDLGRIVEAVSGRARETRSLDQLVGAARVAIGAGILSRIAPLGELSAITLAPAIEGELHERVRDIDGTLQLIVEPERLAPLIAETADLVNRNGGNAVAVICGQLLRRPLRNALAASGVDVAVVAYPELPSHLQLNVIGAIGVAHADV, from the coding sequence ATGAGCGCCCTGACCTCGCCGCAGGGCGGGCGCAGCTTCGCCCGCAGCATCGTGCCGCTGATGCTCGTCGGCGCCGTCGTCACCATGGTGGTGCCGATCCCGCCGGTCCTGCTCGACCTGCTGCTCGCGCTCAACCTCGCCTTCGCCCTGCTGATCCTGCTGTCGGTGTTGACACTCAAGGACACGCTGGCCCTGTCGAGCTTCCCGTCGCTGATCCTGCTCACCACCCTGATGCGGCTCGCCCTCAACGTGTCCTCGACGCGGCTGATCCTGCTCGAGGGGTACGCCGGCAAGGTGATCGAGACCTTCGGCAGCTTCGTCGTCGGTGGCTCAGTGGTCGTGGGCCTGGTCGTCTTCCTCATCCTCGTGGTGATCCAGTTCGTGGTCATCACCAACGGTGCCGGCCGTGTCGCCGAGGTCGGTGCGCGATTCGCCCTCGACGCCATGCCCGGCAAGCAGATGGCGATCGACGCCGACCTTGCCGCTGGGCTCATCAACGAGACCGAGGCACGGGAGCGGCGCACCCGCATCGCGCAGGAGTCGGACTTCTACGGCGCGATGGACGGTGCCTCGAAGTTCGTCAAGGGTGACGCCATCGCGGGCATCATCATCGTCGTCATCAACCTCATCGGGGGCCTGGTCATCGGCATCACGATGGCCGGCATGTCGGCCGGTGAAGCCGCCTCCACCTACTCGCTGCTCACGGTCGGTGACGGGCTCATCAGCCAGATCCCGGCCTTGCTCATCTCGGCCGCGACCGGCCTGCTCGTCTCGCGCGTCGACGGCGAGGAGGACCTCGGCCAGACCGTCGGTCGCCAGCTCATGCGCGAGCCGCGGGTCCTGCGCACCGGCGCCCTGGTCATGGCCGGGCTCGGCCTGCTCCCCGGTCTGCCGAAGCTGCCGTTCGCCGTCATCGTGATCGCCCTGCTGGTCCTGGGCGCCCGGGCCAAGTCGGCCGCCGACCTCACCGCCGAGCGGGTCGCCCGCGGCGAGGGCGTCGAGGGCGAGCCCGGGGTCGTACGCCTCGACCCCGACGACCCGCAGGCCCTGATCGACCAGCTCCGGGTCGAACCCCTCGAGCTCCACCTCGCCTACGACGTCCTCGATCTCACCGACCAGGAGGCCGGCGGGGACCTGCTCCAGCGGGTCCGCGCCCTCCGACGCCAGATCGGCGAGGAACTCGGCCTCGTCATGCCGCTGGTCCGCACCGCCGACGACGTGACCCTGCCGTCGGGCACGTACCGGATCCTGCTGCACGGCGTCGAGGTGGCACGGGGCAGCGCGCCCCGCGACCGCGTGCTCGCCCTGCCCGCGATCGAGGGGGAGTTGGGCGGTGTCGCCGGCGAGGAGACGATCGAACCGGTCTTCGGACTCAAGGCCTACTGGGTGCCCACCGAGGCCCGCAGCCGCGTCACCGCGACCGGGGCGACCGTCGTCGACCGCTCTGCGGTCGTGGTCACCCACCTCGCCGAGATCGGCCGCCGCCACGCCGGCGAACTGCTCTCGCGACAGCAGGTGCAACAGTTGGTCGAGTCGCTGCGGTATGACGAGCCCCTGCTGGCCGACGAGGTGGGGACCGAGACGTTGCCCGTGGCCGTCCTCCACGACGTGCTGCGCGAACTCCTGCGCGAGCGTGTGAGCATCCGCGACCTCGGCCGCATCGTCGAGGCCGTCTCCGGCCGTGCCCGCGAGACGCGCTCGCTGGACCAGTTGGTCGGCGCCGCACGGGTCGCGATCGGTGCGGGCATCCTCAGCCGCATCGCCCCGCTCGGCGAGCTCAGCGCCATCACGCTCGCGCCCGCGATCGAGGGCGAGCTGCACGAACGCGTCCGCGACATCGACGGGACGCTGCAGCTGATCGTCGAGCCCGAGCGGCTCGCCCCCCTGATCGCCGAGACCGCCGACCTCGTCAACCGCAACGGCGGCAACGCCGTGGCGGTCATCTGCGGCCAACTACTGCGTCGGCCGCTCCGCAACGCCCTCGCCGCCTCCGGCGTCGACGTCGCCGTCGTCGCCTATCCCGAACTGCCCTCCCACCTCCAGCTCAACGTGATCGGAGCCATCGGTGTCGCGCATGCAGACGTCTGA
- the fliQ gene encoding flagellar biosynthesis protein FliQ, which translates to MSDVQVLEIFANGMLVASKLGGPLLAVALIVGVGVSLFQTVTQIQEMTLSFVPKVIGIAAVLLLSGNWMLRELVSFSQQLWSSIPNLVG; encoded by the coding sequence ATGAGCGACGTACAGGTCCTCGAGATCTTCGCCAACGGGATGCTGGTCGCCTCGAAGCTCGGCGGGCCGCTGCTGGCGGTCGCCCTGATCGTCGGTGTCGGCGTGTCGCTGTTCCAGACGGTGACCCAGATCCAGGAGATGACGCTGAGCTTCGTGCCGAAGGTCATCGGGATCGCCGCCGTGCTCCTGCTCAGCGGCAACTGGATGCTGCGCGAGCTGGTCAGCTTCTCGCAGCAGCTGTGGTCCTCGATCCCCAACCTCGTCGGCTGA
- a CDS encoding SGNH/GDSL hydrolase family protein, with amino-acid sequence MVWRRYVAIGDSTTEGMDDPDGNGGYRGWADRFAVHVDAAQDAPLEYANLAVRGRTTARIRAEQLLPALELAPDLVTVVSGMNDLLRPSFDARSVVRDLHAMQAAFVREGATVVSFTLPDLAPVLPLARPLGRRLLALNDGIRRACTRSGALLLDLAAHPVASDPRLWSEDRLHANGPGHERIAAALAHRLGLPEATPDWQQPLPPPAVRHRSEVLAAELAWARTHFGPWLYRKARGRSSGDGIPAKRPRPVPVTPAGSDRVQSPAASDR; translated from the coding sequence GTGGTCTGGCGGCGCTACGTGGCCATCGGCGACAGCACCACCGAGGGCATGGACGACCCCGACGGCAACGGCGGCTACCGGGGCTGGGCCGACCGCTTCGCCGTGCACGTCGACGCGGCCCAGGACGCCCCACTCGAGTACGCGAACCTGGCCGTGCGAGGCCGCACGACCGCCCGGATCCGGGCCGAGCAGCTGCTGCCGGCACTGGAACTCGCGCCGGACCTGGTCACCGTCGTGTCGGGGATGAACGACCTGCTGCGTCCCTCGTTCGACGCGCGGTCGGTGGTCAGGGACCTGCACGCGATGCAGGCGGCCTTCGTCCGCGAGGGCGCGACCGTGGTCAGCTTCACGCTGCCGGACCTGGCGCCCGTGCTGCCGCTCGCGCGGCCGCTGGGGCGCCGCCTGCTCGCACTCAACGACGGGATCCGTCGCGCCTGCACCCGCTCCGGCGCCCTGCTGCTCGACCTCGCCGCCCATCCGGTCGCCAGCGACCCGCGGCTGTGGAGCGAGGATCGACTGCACGCGAACGGGCCCGGGCACGAACGCATCGCCGCCGCCCTGGCGCACCGGCTCGGACTGCCCGAGGCGACGCCCGACTGGCAGCAGCCGCTCCCCCCGCCGGCGGTGCGGCACCGCTCCGAGGTGCTCGCCGCGGAGCTCGCCTGGGCGCGCACCCACTTCGGACCGTGGCTGTACCGCAAGGCCCGCGGACGGTCCTCGGGCGACGGGATTCCGGCGAAGCGGCCCCGGCCTGTGCCGGTCACGCCCGCGGGGTCCGACCGGGTCCAGTCACCGGCAGCATCAGACCGGTAG
- the fliP gene encoding flagellar type III secretion system pore protein FliP (The bacterial flagellar biogenesis protein FliP forms a type III secretion system (T3SS)-type pore required for flagellar assembly.), giving the protein MQRSAASRPRRLRRGVRLLPLLLLVGLLLATSAVPALAQVADPAPPSAPVTPDELADTGGIEDASSLTVTLDDAESGLSRTVTLVLLLSVAAMAPILLLLMTTFTRFIIVLSLIRNGLGLQTVPPAQVLLGLAVFLTLFAMGPTFSEVNETALQPMLAGEMDAMEAATVGYEPFRDFMLAQTRESDLRMFTEMAGKEAPANVSEVGPTTLIPAFVISELRTAFTIGFVIFVPFLIVDLVVAAVLMSLGMVMLPPVFVSMPLKLLLFVLVDGWALIARSLVSSVMGG; this is encoded by the coding sequence GTGCAACGCTCCGCCGCTAGCCGTCCCCGCCGGCTCCGGCGCGGGGTCCGGCTGCTCCCGCTGCTGCTGCTCGTCGGCCTGCTCCTGGCCACCTCGGCCGTGCCCGCCCTCGCGCAGGTCGCCGACCCGGCTCCGCCGAGTGCACCGGTCACGCCGGACGAGCTCGCCGACACCGGCGGCATCGAGGACGCCAGCAGCCTGACCGTCACGCTCGACGACGCCGAGAGCGGCCTGTCGCGCACCGTGACGCTGGTCCTGCTGCTCAGCGTCGCCGCCATGGCGCCGATCCTGCTGCTGCTGATGACCACGTTCACGCGGTTCATCATCGTGCTGAGCCTGATCCGCAACGGGCTCGGGCTCCAGACGGTCCCGCCGGCGCAGGTCCTGCTCGGTCTGGCCGTGTTCCTGACCCTCTTCGCCATGGGTCCGACCTTCTCCGAGGTCAACGAGACCGCCCTGCAGCCGATGCTGGCCGGCGAGATGGACGCGATGGAGGCGGCGACCGTCGGCTACGAGCCGTTCCGCGACTTCATGCTGGCCCAAACCCGCGAGAGCGACCTGCGGATGTTCACCGAGATGGCCGGGAAGGAGGCGCCGGCCAACGTCTCCGAGGTCGGCCCCACCACCCTGATCCCCGCCTTCGTCATCTCCGAGCTGCGCACCGCCTTCACCATCGGCTTCGTGATCTTCGTGCCGTTCCTCATCGTCGACCTGGTCGTCGCCGCGGTCCTGATGTCGCTCGGCATGGTGATGCTCCCGCCGGTGTTCGTGTCCATGCCGCTCAAGCTGCTGCTGTTCGTCCTCGTCGACGGGTGGGCCCTGATCGCCCGCTCGCTCGTGTCGTCCGTGATGGGAGGTTGA
- a CDS encoding flagellar biosynthetic protein FliO, with protein MIDSPLIGLLVLALVAAAPLLLRRVKAGQPGGVRVLGRTALHRNAVVAVVEVGNRRLLVGAGEKGIEVLTELEPDVADAATGPVAEDPAAPGIVLSAHTDAAPTDLCSTAATEEALTALLGPAGSTVEHAGPGIGLVDRLRHLTVRVSQPQRGAGRPLRATLRR; from the coding sequence GTGATCGACTCCCCCCTGATCGGCCTGCTGGTGCTCGCCCTCGTGGCGGCCGCACCGCTGCTGCTGCGCCGCGTGAAGGCGGGCCAGCCCGGCGGCGTCCGCGTGCTCGGACGGACTGCCCTGCACCGCAACGCCGTCGTCGCCGTCGTCGAGGTCGGCAACCGCCGCCTGCTCGTCGGCGCGGGGGAGAAGGGCATCGAAGTACTCACCGAGCTCGAGCCGGACGTCGCCGACGCCGCCACGGGTCCGGTCGCCGAGGACCCCGCGGCCCCCGGCATCGTTCTGTCGGCGCACACGGATGCTGCGCCGACCGACCTCTGCTCGACCGCGGCCACCGAGGAGGCGCTGACGGCGCTCCTCGGCCCTGCCGGATCGACCGTGGAACACGCAGGGCCAGGGATCGGCCTCGTCGACCGTCTTCGTCACCTGACGGTCCGAGTCTCGCAGCCGCAGCGCGGCGCGGGAAGGCCGCTCCGTGCAACGCTCCGCCGCTAG
- a CDS encoding flagellar biosynthetic protein FliR: MDVVIPVDGAWAVGLVLAVTRVAAFAVASPVTGRALPATARIAVTFAVALAMVQPVHGVVELGDLFAAGAVNAMIGAALGWISGLILHMFTSAGGIIDLASGLSMATVFDPMQGDSGGVFSRLFHLTGMALFFVGGGLALIIGGLVASARLLPLGAALSPSPGLTGLVVELVSQLMRSAVEFALPVIGVLLMLELALGLAARFAPQANIFMLGMPVKILAAITVVGSAWVLFPDAINGVETTVMQSMEAVMRGLGATTPA; encoded by the coding sequence ATGGACGTGGTGATCCCGGTCGACGGCGCGTGGGCGGTCGGCCTGGTGCTCGCCGTGACGCGCGTGGCGGCGTTCGCCGTCGCCTCGCCGGTGACGGGCCGGGCGCTGCCCGCGACGGCCAGGATCGCGGTGACGTTCGCCGTCGCGCTCGCGATGGTCCAGCCGGTGCACGGGGTCGTCGAGCTCGGCGACCTGTTCGCCGCCGGCGCCGTCAACGCGATGATCGGGGCCGCGCTCGGCTGGATCAGCGGCCTGATCCTGCACATGTTCACCTCGGCCGGCGGGATCATCGACCTCGCGTCCGGCCTGTCGATGGCCACCGTCTTCGACCCGATGCAGGGCGACTCCGGCGGGGTGTTCTCGCGACTGTTCCACCTCACGGGCATGGCGCTGTTCTTCGTCGGCGGGGGACTGGCCCTGATCATCGGCGGGCTGGTCGCCAGCGCCCGGCTGCTCCCGCTCGGTGCCGCGCTGTCACCCTCGCCCGGCCTGACCGGACTGGTGGTCGAGCTGGTCTCGCAGCTGATGCGCTCCGCCGTCGAGTTCGCGCTCCCCGTCATCGGCGTGCTGCTCATGCTCGAGCTGGCCCTGGGCCTGGCCGCCCGCTTCGCACCGCAGGCCAACATCTTCATGCTCGGCATGCCGGTCAAGATCCTGGCGGCGATCACCGTCGTCGGCTCGGCGTGGGTGCTGTTCCCCGACGCCATCAACGGTGTCGAGACCACCGTGATGCAGTCGATGGAGGCCGTCATGCGCGGCCTTGGCGCCACCACCCCGGCCTGA